The window GCTTCTGAAAAACTTCAAGCTTCAATGGTTTGGTCATTATGTCTGCCACCTGATCCTGACTCCCGCAATGAACTAATTCAATTGTACCCTCTTTAGTAAGATTCCTTAAGAAATAAAACCCCACATCAATATGCTTGCTACGACCATGAATAACTGGATTTTTAGACAGTTTGATAGTTGAACTGTTGTCACACATCACAGTAGTACAGCCTCCATCGGAATGTCCTAGTTCTTTTAAAATTCTCTTCATCCAGACTCCTTGACAAGCATAAACTGCAACTGCCACAAACTCAGCTTCTGTGGTTGATAAAGTCATAATAGGCTGCTTTTTTGGACACCATGAAACAACACTTGAACTCATTAAAAACACGTAACCAGATGTACTTTTCCTGTCTTCCATATCTCCGGCATAGTCGCTATCCGTAAACGCTAACAACTCACTATCTCCTCCTTTCTTATAATGAATTCCATAGTTCACAGTCCCTTTTAAGTATTGAAGTGCTCTCTTGGCTGCCTGTAGATGAATCTCCATTGGTTTTATCATATATCTACTTATGAGACAAGTAACAAACATCATGTCAGGTCTTGTGGCAGTGAGATACATTAAACTACCCACCAACTGCTTGTAATACGTCTCATCAACAAAGTCTCCATTTCGGTCTCTGCTTATTTTGAAACCTGGAACTATTGGACTGTCCACCGAATTACTTTCCATCATACCAAACCTTCTCAAAACCTCCAATACATACTTCCTTTGGCATATATAAATACCATCAGACTTTTGTAGCACCTCGATCCCaagaaaaaatctcatctttcccAAGTCAGACATATCAAACTCTCTTAACATAGAGCTTTTAAATTCAGACATCATAACTTCATCATTACCAGTAAAAATTAAATCATCAACATAAACACTTACAATGATAATTTTTCCTTCTCTGCTTCTCTTTGTGAATAATGTCTGCTCGCTATTGCACCACTAAAACCCTTCACTAATGAAATGTGCTTCGATTCGACTAAACCAAGCtcgtggagcttgttttaatccatacagggCTTTGTGTAACTTGTAAACTAGATGCTCACTGCCCTTTTTTTCATATCCTCTTGGCTGCTCCACATAAACATCTTCACTCAGCTCACCATGGAGAAAAGCCAACTTGACATCCAGCTGAAAAATCGTCCAATTCCTCTGTACAGCTAGAGCAATAATCAACCTTACTGTATCCATCCTTGCCACTAGTGCAAAAACTTTTGTATAGTCCAATCCATACTTCTGAGAGTACCCTTTAGCAACCAAACGAGTCTTGTACTTATCGATCTTTCCATGCTCATTGTATTTGGTTTTGTAAACCCACTTCACTCCTATTCTTTTGGCCCCAGCTGGCAGCTCGGTGAGTGTCCATGTTTGGTTCTTTTCGATGGATTTGATTTCACTGTTCATGGCCAATCTCCAATTTGCACTCTTCACAGCTTCCTCAAAATTCAATGAATCAGTTGACACTACCAATGCCATATGAACTTCATCCTCAAATAGACCTTCACCACTAACATAATCACCCATCCACGTAGGAGGTTGCCTCTCACGAGATTGCCTCaactccctcactctctcttcaCCCTCACTAAAACCATCTTCCTCTTCTCTAACTCCCTCATCACGAGTCTCTCCTACCTCTCCATCATTATTTTCTCCATTCCCATTTTCACTCACCCCTTCTTCATTCTTACCATCACCATCACCCCATTCTAAatctattattatttatttttcataactCACATCCCAAtcccatttcttttcttcttcaaaaaTTACATCTCTACTCACAACAACTCTCTTAGCAACAGgatcgaataacctgtaaccttttaaTTCCTCACTAACCCCCAATAGCACACAAGTAATGCTTCTATTATTAAGTTTAGTCCTCCTTTCTTCTGGAATATGAACGTGTGCTATGCAACCAAAAACCCGGAAATGAGCTACTGAGGGTTTCACTCCACTCCAAGCCTCCTCTGGTGTAACATCCTTTTACTGCCAATGTAGGACACCTGTTTAGGACATAAATAGTCCAGTTCACTGCCTCTGGCCAAAAAGTCTTGGGAATGTTCTTGTCAGATAACATGGAACGAACCATGTTCATCATggttctatttttcctttcagctacACCGTTCTGTTGCGGAGTATAAGCGGTGGTCAACTGCCTCTTGATCCCACTTTGTTTGCAAAAATCATTGAACTCATTTGAATTgaattctcctcctctatcagtGCAAAAACACTTAACAAATAACCATGTTTCTTTTTCAACCATAGTCTTAAAGCATTTAAAAGAGTTTAAAGCATTTGACTTCTCTACCAAGAAATACACCCATGCTTTTCTActataatcatcaataaatatcaaaatgtacCTCTTGTTGCTATTAGATGTAGGACTGATCGGACCACAAATATCTGCATGAATAAGTTCCAACTTCTGAGTTGCTCTCCAAGTACTTTTCTTTGAAACAGGGTCATGGTATTGCTTCCCGTTGATGCAATCAGTGCATGTCACACTTGAGGCAGAGAGTTGAGGAAGTCCACGTACCATGTTCTTGTACAGCAAGGTTCTCAAACCCCTGTAACTGAGATGCCCATACCTCCAATGTCAAAGATGAAACAAGTTTTGAGTTCTTGTCTGAAGGCACTGATCAAATTGTACTTGAGAGGAAGCTTGAGACTGAGGTAGCAAGATAAACATCCGATTGGCACTCATGTTGGTTTGAATTATCAAACCCTTCTCTAGATGAAATATCTTGCATATCCCTTCCCTGATCAAAATAGCCAAGCCTCTTTCTTGCAACTGTCCTATGCTCAAGAGATTATTTCTCAACTCTAGAATATAGTATACCTCAGCAACAACATGATTGACTCCATTCAGCAGCAGCTTCACACTTCCCTTTCCCATCACATCCATCTTAGTGTTGTTCCCCAATTTTACCGAATGTCGAAATTTTTCATTGAGTTCATTGAACATAGTTCGATCACCGCTCATGTGATTAGAACACCCTGAATCAAGGAACCATGCATCTTCTCTTCTGGCCTTATACAACTCCACATACGACATCAAAAGcatttcttcttcctcatcaagCTTTGCATAATTTGCTTCTTTGTTCCAAGAAGGACATTCATACCGAAAATGCCCAAGTTGATGGCATCGGTAACACTCCACAGTTGCCTTGTTGAAGTCTGCTTgacctcttcctcttcctctgtaGGTACTACGACCACGACCTCTTCCTCCTTCAGATGTCATTTTCACAACATATTCCTCACTATTTCGTCTCTGAAACTTTTCATCGGATGTCACTTTCAAAGCCTGTTCCTCACCATTTCGTCTCTGAAACATCTATTCATGCACTATTAATGAGCTTTGTAACTCATCAACTGTAAGGACATCAATGTCCTTTAATTCCTCAATAGAACATACAACATAGTTGAACTTCTCAGTTAAAGAACGTAGAATTTTCTCCACCACTTTAACATCCTGCATATCTTCTCCATAAATTCGCATCTTGTTGGCCACTGTCATGACCCTAGAGAAGTACTCTGTCACTTTTTCACAGGACCTCATCTCAAGAGTTTCAAATTCACTGCGGAGAGCTTGAAGGTGAGACCTCTTGACCCTTGCATTtccttcgattttttttttcatggagtCCCATATATCTTTGGCAGTATCCTTCTTGAGAATGGTGTCAAGAACGGTTCGGTCAATTGCTTGGAAGAGATAGTTCTTCACTTTCAGATCCTTCAGCTTCATCTTATCATTCTTCTTTCGCTGTGCATCTGTCTGCACCGATTCACTTGCTGGCTCAATATAGCCAGGCTCCACCAGCGCCCAAAATTCCTTAGATCGTAGAAAAATTTCCATCAGCATGCTCCAATGATCATAGTGACCATTAAAGCGAGGAATGGCTGGCTGTATAAAACTCCCTTCCGTAGTCATCTTCTGTGCTGCTACAAGAACTTCAAAGACTGTTGCTTTGATTTATCAGGCCCAGTgggagctctgataccaaattgtcAAGAACTTTGATCTAAAACGAAACTAAGAACAAGAACGCAACAAGCTGGATTGAATGACTTAGTTTTCTTAACAATAACTTTGGCTTAAATAGCCATTCAATACACGATCTTAACAGAAACGAAAAAGCAGTCCACTTAGCGGAAATAAAGCCAACTGGTAACAGAAACTTGGAACAATTCAAATACACGTAAATATCCCTAAGACTAAGACTTTATtctaaaagaaaaatagcagtaaactCCTTCACTCATTAGCTGATTAATAAGCCGACccgagcccggtttccgagttcggggcgtgacatagggAAACAACGATTCGAGTTCCGTCGGACCTGGAGCAAAACACGCAATGTCCAGGCCCTTTTCAACAACCAAAAACCCTGCCTGTCAGGTATCCATACTCATCTCCCTCTGTTATAGTCAGATTCTTCCCATCCGACTATTGTGTT is drawn from Magnolia sinica isolate HGM2019 chromosome 5, MsV1, whole genome shotgun sequence and contains these coding sequences:
- the LOC131247144 gene encoding uncharacterized protein LOC131247144; translated protein: MTTEGSFIQPAIPRFNGHYDHWSMLMEIFLRSKEFWALVEPGYIEPASESVQTDAQRKKNDKMKLKDLKVKNYLFQAIDRTVLDTILKKDTAKDIWDSMKKKIEGNARVKRSHLQALRSEFETLEMRSCEKVTEYFSRVMTVANKMRIYGEDMQDVKVVEKILRSLTEKFNYVVCSIEELKDIDVLTVDELQSSLIVHE